GAAGTCCAATACGGAGCTCTCCGGACTCTACCTGTCGAACGGCACCTTCTGCACCCAGTGCGAGGCGGAGGGGTTCCGCCGCATCACCTTTTTTCTCGACCGGCCGGACGTGCTCTCCGTCTACACGACGCGCCTTACCGCCGACCGCGACCGGACGCCGGTGCTGCTCGCGAACGGCAATCCCATCGAGTCCGGCTGGCTCGAGGGCGGGCGCCACTTTGCGATCTGGCACGACCCGTTCCCGAAGCCGTCCTATCTGTTCGCAATGGTCGGCGGCAATCTCGGCAGGGGCAGCGACAGTTTCACCACCGCCTCTGGGCGCAAGGTCGGCCTCAACATCTATGTCGAGCCCGGCAAGGAGGCCCATTCGGCTTACGCCATGGCGGCGCTCAAGCGCGCCATGCGCTGGGACGAGGAGCGCTTCGGGCGCGAATACGACCTGGAGCAGTTCAACATCGTCGCCGTGTCGGATTTCAACATGGGAGCGATGGAGAACAAAGGCCTCAACATCTTCAACGACAAATACATCCTCGCCAGCCCGGAGACCGCGACCGACGCCGACTACGCCAACATCGAGGCCATCATCGCGCACGAGTATTTCCACAACTGGACCGGCAACCGGATCACCTGCCGGGACTGGTTCCAGCTGTGCCTCAAGGAAGGGCTGACGGTTTTCCGCGACCAGGAGTTCTCGGCCGACATGCGCCAGGCGACGGTCGAGCGGATCGGCGACGTGAGACTGCTGAGGAGCCAGCAGTTTGCCGAGGATGCGGGCCCGCTGGCACACCCCGTGAGACCGGAATCATTCCTGGAAATCAATAACTTCTATACGCCGACCGTGTATGAGAAGGGCGCCGACCTGGTGCGCATGATCCGGACGATCGTAGGTCCTGAAGGTTTCCGCGCCGGCATGGATCTCTATTTCGTCCGCCATGACGGCGAGGCGGCCACGGTGGAGAATTTCATCCGCTGCTTCGAGGATGCGGCGGCCGTGGACCTGAACCAGTTCCGTCTCTGGTATTCCCAGGCCGGAACGCCGGAGCTGGTCGTCAAAGGCCGATACAGCGCCGCAAAGCGGACATTCACGCTGGAGGTCGAGCAGATCGTGCCGGCAACGCCCGGCCAACCGCACAAGAAGCCGATGCATATCCCGCTGACCCTGGGGCTGGTCGGGTCGCGGGGCGTGGATCTGCCGCTGAAGCTCAACGGCACCGCTCTTGCCGACGGCATCCTGCATGTGCGCAAGCGCAAGGAGACATTTCGCTTCGATGATGTCTCCGAGCGCCCGGTGCCGTCGCTGCTGCGCGGCTTTTCCGCGCCGGTGCAGCTGACGACCAACACCGGCGAAAAGGACCTCTTGTTCCTGCTCGCCCATGACAGCGATGCCTTCAACCGCTGGCAGGCCGCCTATGGCTGCGCCATACGCCGTCTCGCCGCGTCCTATGCGGCGCTGCGCGACGGAAGCGACCGCGAAGAGAATCGCGATATCCACCCCTTCGCCGAGGCGCTCGGCCGCGTCGTCGCCGATGAGACGCTGGAGGCCGCATACCGGGCGCAGTTGCTCGAGCTGCCGGGCGAATCCGACCTCGCCATGGCCCTCGGAGCGGATGTGGATCCCGACGCGGTGCATGTGGCGCGCGAGGCCATGCGCGGCGCGCTGGCACGCCTGCTGGCGCCGCAGCTCGAAAGCCTTTACGAGGCCTTCAAGCCCAACGCGCCCTATTCCCCCGACGCCGAGAGCGCCGGACGTCGGGCGCTGCGCAATGCGGCCCTGGCACTCCTGGCCGCGCCGGCCGACGCCGCCGCGGCAGAGCGCGTCGCGGCCCATTACGAGGCCGCCGACAACATGACCGACATGATGGCGGCACTGGGCATCATCACCCATATCGACCATGCCGAGCGCGCGCGGCTGCTGGACGATTTCAGGCGCCGTTTCAAGGGCGACGCTCTGGTCCTCGACAAATGGTATTGCCTCGAGGCGGCATCGACGCTTCCCGGCACCATCGAGCGGGTCGTGGAGCTTTCTCGCGACAAGGCATTCTCGCCTTACAATCCCAACCGCGTGCGTGCCCTGCTCGGCACATTCGCGACGGCAAATCAGACCGGCTTCCACCGTGCCGACGGGGCCGGCTACCGGCTGATAGGAAGCCACGCGGTCGACCTCGACCACATCAATCCGCAG
The sequence above is a segment of the Hyphomicrobiales bacterium genome. Coding sequences within it:
- the pepN gene encoding aminopeptidase N, which produces MRTDTPQRIYLKDYRPPDYLVETVDLDVALDPRATRVRSTLTVRRNKAASVGKPPLVLDGEKLKLVSMSMNGVKLSKKAYTLGERSLSLAAVPNDRFTLEIETVCDPKSNTELSGLYLSNGTFCTQCEAEGFRRITFFLDRPDVLSVYTTRLTADRDRTPVLLANGNPIESGWLEGGRHFAIWHDPFPKPSYLFAMVGGNLGRGSDSFTTASGRKVGLNIYVEPGKEAHSAYAMAALKRAMRWDEERFGREYDLEQFNIVAVSDFNMGAMENKGLNIFNDKYILASPETATDADYANIEAIIAHEYFHNWTGNRITCRDWFQLCLKEGLTVFRDQEFSADMRQATVERIGDVRLLRSQQFAEDAGPLAHPVRPESFLEINNFYTPTVYEKGADLVRMIRTIVGPEGFRAGMDLYFVRHDGEAATVENFIRCFEDAAAVDLNQFRLWYSQAGTPELVVKGRYSAAKRTFTLEVEQIVPATPGQPHKKPMHIPLTLGLVGSRGVDLPLKLNGTALADGILHVRKRKETFRFDDVSERPVPSLLRGFSAPVQLTTNTGEKDLLFLLAHDSDAFNRWQAAYGCAIRRLAASYAALRDGSDREENRDIHPFAEALGRVVADETLEAAYRAQLLELPGESDLAMALGADVDPDAVHVAREAMRGALARLLAPQLESLYEAFKPNAPYSPDAESAGRRALRNAALALLAAPADAAAAERVAAHYEAADNMTDMMAALGIITHIDHAERARLLDDFRRRFKGDALVLDKWYCLEAASTLPGTIERVVELSRDKAFSPYNPNRVRALLGTFATANQTGFHRADGAGYRLIGSHAVDLDHINPQLAARLLGAFKNWKIMEPLRRKTAEAALRQVAETEGLSADVIEIAQRSLD